Proteins encoded in a region of the Prunus persica cultivar Lovell chromosome G4, Prunus_persica_NCBIv2, whole genome shotgun sequence genome:
- the LOC18779596 gene encoding wall-associated receptor kinase 3, which translates to MAFHYCLLGVLMPLSLLIAQAAAITEGPQSAHPNCPYHCGNLTIPYPFGMGEACYLRPEFNITCDQSTQPPSAYWMGGMNRITNFSVADGELQIMLDVAMDCYDDSGEETVDIFTSLELPPPYCMSHTRNNFTTVGCDTIGTFLGERSGDGGPKKEKFEVGNSVTMCDDILGDALPDSCSGIGCSQASIPGGLRNISTFLQSLTVGNRTGIDNPWYAKYPCSYAFIVEQGNFSFNPNTTFQELNNSRQLPAVLNWAVEGESCHAAQQNHNFPCKENAKCVERTTIGGPPAYICQCSSGYRGNPYLLDSCQDIDECKESNPCSIGTCINLPGDYSCKCPEGYKNDGMNQKSCIKHNPSSVQLCAGVTSASLLVLLIGISWIYWGMHRRRLMKLKEKYFKENGGLLLQQQLASQGSSMETTKIFAAEALEKATDNYHESRVVGEGGYGIVYKGIFADNKVVAIKKSKVGVPAQKEQFVNEVIVLSQINHRNVVRLLGCCLETPVPLLVYEYITNDTLFHHIHGKKSEGLSLSWELRLKIAAETAGALAYLHSSTSTPIIHRDVKSMNILLDDNYTAKVSDFGASRLVPMDQTQETTLVQGTRGYLDPEYLHSNRLTQKSDVYSFGVVLMELLTSKLAFSFAMPESERNLASFFVCSMEEDGLNRIWDDTLFSEGNIETLKNVANLAKRCVSLKGEERPTMKEVASELEGMRIMAKHPLESSNYGPEETVHLLGSPSNTNSVDVRGDCGSSTTGATYGHDSMQIQMLMSYNDGRYDEYQTNSSLYLPDSFTISDTKNKFFAVRCGTAASFEGRRRSPKLGHGGPGKERHLHASGYSFALCNDDTAENNNDSCYGFFVEQGEFTFSPNISLQQLNKTSHLPLVLNWEIGDHGPCSSANNSTDFACKGNSTCVSWPNINGWSTGYICWCLPGYQGNPYHPDGCQDIDECKSEACESDERCVNLPGSFSCLPCFFGMKRTSCNHMPKSTTPMYLIIVTIIAIGVMLVLLVGSAWSLCWGMKQRKYIKLKEKYFEENGGFLLQHKLASHHVVETTRICTAEELEKATNNYHDSRVLGKGSYGIVYKGILPDKKMVAIKKSRIAAPTQTEQFVNELVVLSQINHRNVVRLLGCCLESEVPLLVYEFITNGTLFEHIHGERSRGSSLVWELRLKIAAETAGALAYLHSSTFMQIINRDVKAMNILLDDNYTTKVSDFGASVLIPTLNQLNSVVTLVQGTLGYLDPEYLHSNQLTEKSDVYSFGVVLVELLTSKVAISYDRPEAERSLARLFVCAMEEDRLERILDCRIVNKPNIETVRNVARLAKRCLRLKGEERPTMKDVAMELEGMRIVANHPWGSNVDLRSEDQTLLLSWPPSDASVADVRDDCGSTATTSGTTSRYDTMQIEMSYDDYISLFLFAS; encoded by the exons ATGGCCTTCCACTACTGCTTACTTGGGGTGCTTATGCCACTCTCATTGCTAATTGCACAAGCAGCTGCAATAACAGAAGGACCTCAATCAGCCCACCCTAACTGCCCTTACCACTGTGGTAACCTCACAATTCCGTATCCATTTGGCATGGGTGAAGCCTGTTACCTCCGACCAGAATTCAACATCACTTGTGATCAATCCACCCAACCGCCGTCAGCCTACTGGATGGGCGGTATGAACAGGATTACCAACTTTTCTGTGGCTGATGGCGAGTTGCAAATAATGCTAGATGTAGCCATGGATTGTTATGATGATTCGGGTGAGGAAACAGTGGACATCTTTACTTCGCTAGAGCTGCCTCCTCCTTACTGCATGTCCCATACACGAAACAATTTCACCACAGTAGGCTGTGACACTATAGGAACCTTTTTAGGTGAGCGCTCAGGGGATGGAGgcccaaagaaagaaaagttcgAAGTCGGCAACAGCGTCACCATGTGTGATGATATTCTTGGCGACGCACTTCCAGACTCTTGCTCTGGAATTGGCTGTTCCCAAGCTTCCATCCCTGGTGGACTGCGAAACATATCCACTTTTCTTCAAAGCCTGACTGTCGGCAATCGAACGGGGATTGATAATCCGTGGTACGCTAAGTACCCTTGCAGCTATGCCTTCATTGTGGAACAAGGCAACTTCTCATTCAACCCCAACACAACTTTTCAAGAACTCAACAACTCAAGGCAGCTTCCAGCCGTTCTGAATTGGGCAGTTGAGGGTGAGTCATGTCATGCAGCTCAACAGAACCACAACTTTCCATGCAAGGAAAATGCCAAGTGTGTCGAACGGACGACCATCGGTGGTCCGCCTGCTTACATCTGCCAGTGCTCGTCAGGTTATCGAGGGAACCCGTACCTCCTAGATAGTTGCCAAG ATATTGATGAGTGCAAGGAGTCAAACCCTTGCAGTATTGGAACGTGCATAAATTTACCTGGAGATTATTCTTGTAAATGTCCCGAAGGGtacaaaaacgacggcatGAATCAAAAGAGTTGCATCAAACACAATCCCAgctcag TTCAATTATGTGCAGGTGTCACTAGTGCAAGCCTCTTGGTTTTACTAATTGGAATTTCATGGATATATTGGGGAATGCATAGAAGAAGGCTCATGAAactcaaagaaaaatactttAAAGAAAATGGTGGCTTATTGTTACAACAACAACTTGCTAGTCAAGGAAGTTCCATGGAGACAACCAAAATTTTTGCAGCAGAAGCACTTGAAAAGGCCACAGACAATTACCATGAAAGTAGAGTTGTTGGTGAAGGGGGTTATGGAATAGTTTACAAAGGAATATTTGCAGATAACAAAGTGGTTGCCATAAAGAAGTCAAAAGTTGGCGTTCCAGCTCAGAAAGAGCAGTTTGTAAATGAGGTGATTGTTCTTTCTCAAATCAATCATAGAAATGTAGTGAGGCTTCTAGGTTGCTGTTTAGAGACACCGGTGCCTTTACTAGTTTATGAATACATCACCAATGACACTCTTTTTCATCACATTCATGGTAAAAAGAGCGAAGGGTTATCACTTTCATGGGAATTAAGATTGAAGATTGCCGCAGAAACTGCAGGAGCTTTAGCATACTTACACTCCTCTACTTCTACACCAATCATACATCGAGATGTGAAATCAATGAATATACTGTTAGATGACAATTACACGGCAAAAGTGTCGGATTTTGGTGCTTCGCGCTTAGTTCCTATGGATCAAACTCAAGAAACAACTCTAGTGCAAGGGACACGCGGATACTTAGATCCTGAATACCTCCATTCAAACCGACTAACACAAAAGAGTGATGTCTATAGTTTTGGAGTTGTCCTGATGGAGCTACTAACAAGCAAATTAGCGTTTTCTTTTGCCATGCCAGAGTCAGAGAGAAACCTGGCAAGCTTCTTTGTTTGTTCAATGGAGGAAGATGGCTTGAACCGAATTTGGGACGATACCCTATTCAGTGAAGGAAATATTGAGACCCTAAAAAATGTAGCGAATCTCGCAAAAAGATGTGTCAGTTTAAAAGGGGAGGAAAGACCTACCATGAAAGAGGTAGCCTCAGAGCTAGAGGGGATGAGAATAATGGCAAAGCATCCATTGGAAAGTTCTAATTACGGTCCTGAAGAGACTGTGCACTTGCTAGGGTCACCTTCAAACACGAATTCTGTGGATGTTAGAGGCGATTGTGGTTCTAGTACTACTGGTGCAACTTATGGGCATGACAGTATGCAAATCCAAATGTTAATGTCATATAATGATGGGAGATA TGATGAATATCAGACTAACAGTTCCCTCTACTTGCCCGATTCCTTCACCATCTCCGATACAAAAAACAAGTTCTTCGCCGTCAGATGTGGTACTGCAGCAAGTTTTGAAGGTAGGCGCCGTAGCCCAAAACTAGGCCACGGAGGCCCTGGCAAAGAAAGACATTTACATGCATCTGGCTACTCTTTCGCCTTATGCAACGACGACACTGCTGAGAACAACAATGACTCTTG CTATGGCTTCTTTGTGGAACAAGGCGAGTTCACATTCTCCCCCAACATAAGTTTGCAACAACTCAACAAGACTAGCCACCTTCCTTTGGTTCTCAATTGGGAAATTGGGGATCATGGCCCATGCAGTTCAGCTAATAACAGCACGGATTTTGCATGCAAGGGAAATAGCACGTGCGTCAGTTGGCCCAATATCAATGGCTGGTCTACTGGTTACATTTGCTGGTGCTTGCCAGGTTACCAAGGAAACCCATACCACCCAGATGGTTGCCAAG ATATTGATGAGTGCAAGTCAGAGGCCTGCGAAAGTGATGAAAGGTGCGTTAACTTACCTGGGAGTTTCTCTTGTCTTCCATGTTTCTTCGGCATGAAACGGACAAGTTGCAATCACATGCCAAAGAGTACGACTCCCATGTATCTCATTATTGTTACTATTATAG CTATAGGTGTCATGTTGGTTTTACTCGTCGGATCTGCATGGTCCCTATGCTGGGGAATGAAGCAACGAAAGTACATCAAGCTCAAAGAAAAGTACTTCGAAGAAAATGGTGGTTTCTTGTTACAACATAAGCTTGCTAGTCATCATGTGGTTGAGACAACCAGGATCTGTACTGCAGAAGAGCTGGAAAAAGCCACAAACAATTATCACGACAGTAGAGTCCTTGGGAAAGGATCTTATGGAATAGTGTACAAAGGAATATTACCAGATAAGAAAATGGTTGCCATAAAAAAGTCCAGAATTGCTGCCCCAACCCAGACCGAGCAGTTTGTTAATGAGTTGGTTGTTCTTTCTCAAATCAACCATAGAAATGTGGTGAGGCTATTAGGTTGTTGTTTAGAGTCAGAAGTGCCTTTACTAGTTTATGAGTTCATCACCAACGGCACTCTTTTTGAGCACATTCATGGTGAGAGGAGCAGAGGATCATCGCTTGTGTGGGAATTGCGATTGAAGATTGCAGCAGAAACTGCAGGAGCACTAGCATACTTACACTCATCCACTTTCATGCAAATCATAAACCGAGATGTTAAAGCTATGAATATATTATTAGATGACAATTACACGACAAAAGTGTCAGACTTTGGAGCTTCAGTATTGATTCCTACcctcaaccaactgaacagCG TAGTAACTTTGGTGCAAGGGACACTTGGATACTTAGACCCTGAGTATCTCCACTCAAACCAACTAACAGAGAAGAGTGATGTTTATAGCTTCGGAGTTGTCCTTGTAGAGCTATTGACAAGCAAAGTGGCAATTTCTTATGATAGGCCTGAGGCAGAGAGAAGTCTAGCAAGACTGTTTGTTTGTGCAATGGAAGAAGATCGCTTGGAACGTATTCTTGATTGTCGCATAGTCAACAAACCGAATATTGAGACAGTAAGAAATGTGGCCCGTCTTGCAAAAAGATGTTTAAGGTTAAAAGGGGAGGAAAGGCCGACCATGAAAGACGTAGCTATGGAGCTAGAGGGAATGAGAATAGTGGCAAACCATCCATGGGGAAGTAATGTTGATTTGCGTTCAGAAGATCAGACTTTGCTCTTGTCGTGGCCACCTTCAGACGCTTCTGTTGCTGACGTTAGAGATGATTGTGGTTCTACTGCCACAACTTCTGGTACAACTAGCAGGTATGATACCATGCAAATTGAAATGTCATATGATGATTATATTAGTTTGTTCTTATTTGCTAGTTAG